The following proteins are encoded in a genomic region of Longimicrobiaceae bacterium:
- a CDS encoding secondary thiamine-phosphate synthase enzyme YjbQ, whose amino-acid sequence MNIIRVRTRTRCELVEVTDEVASAVRASGVREGVVVIQSLHTTAGLTINENADPDVVRDLVAKVERLVPKREDYYRHAEGNSDSHLKTSLFGPSLTVIVSEGELVLGTWQGIYLCEWDGPRERKLAVQVLRAEG is encoded by the coding sequence ATGAACATCATTCGCGTTCGCACCCGCACCCGGTGCGAGCTGGTAGAAGTCACGGACGAGGTCGCTAGCGCGGTCCGTGCGTCGGGGGTTCGTGAGGGCGTGGTCGTCATCCAGAGCCTGCACACCACGGCCGGGCTCACCATCAACGAGAACGCCGACCCGGATGTGGTGCGGGACCTGGTGGCGAAGGTCGAACGGCTGGTCCCGAAGCGGGAGGACTACTACCGGCATGCGGAGGGGAACAGCGACAGTCACCTGAAGACGAGTCTCTTCGGACCGTCGCTGACCGTGATCGTGAGCGAAGGGGAGCTTGTGCTGGGCACCTGGCAGGGGATCTACCTCTGCGAATGGGACGGTCCTCGCGAGCGAAAGCTTGCGGTGCAGGTACTCAGGGCCGAGGGCTGA
- a CDS encoding alpha/beta fold hydrolase → METRSAGLRIHFEVLGDGPPVLLLHGYPLSSHLWDDVVGHLSDAYRLIVPDLRGHGRSEAGDTASMEEMADDVLEVLAAADEDRPVVLVGMSMGGYVSLAFARKYPQRVRALVLVDSRTAADSDEAAVARHRTAERVLREGTGFVADEMVGKLFAPGAPEELKQRWRERMAATSPRGVMAALRGMAARPDSGALLRQLGVPVLVIVGEEDGITPVEESRAIAQASGGRLEIIPGAGHMAAAEKPDAVAAALRSFLDELGSQL, encoded by the coding sequence ATGGAGACCAGGTCGGCGGGTCTGCGCATCCACTTCGAGGTCCTGGGAGACGGTCCCCCAGTCCTCCTTCTCCATGGCTATCCCCTGTCCAGTCACCTGTGGGACGATGTGGTGGGGCATCTGTCCGACGCGTACCGCCTCATCGTCCCGGACCTGCGAGGGCATGGCCGCAGCGAGGCAGGGGACACCGCCTCGATGGAGGAGATGGCGGACGATGTGCTGGAGGTGCTCGCGGCGGCCGACGAGGATCGGCCGGTGGTGCTGGTAGGCATGTCGATGGGCGGATATGTGAGCCTGGCCTTCGCGCGCAAGTATCCGCAGAGAGTGCGTGCCCTGGTGCTCGTGGATAGCCGCACCGCCGCCGACAGCGACGAAGCGGCAGTAGCCCGCCATCGGACGGCGGAGCGCGTGCTGCGCGAGGGGACGGGCTTCGTCGCCGACGAGATGGTCGGGAAGCTGTTCGCTCCCGGCGCTCCGGAGGAGCTGAAGCAGCGCTGGCGCGAGCGGATGGCGGCCACCTCCCCTCGCGGCGTGATGGCGGCCCTGCGAGGGATGGCCGCACGGCCGGACTCGGGCGCCCTGCTGCGGCAGCTAGGTGTTCCGGTGCTGGTGATCGTGGGGGAGGAGGACGGCATCACCCCTGTCGAGGAGTCGAGGGCGATCGCGCAGGCCTCGGGTGGGAGGCTGGAGATCATTCCCGGGGCGGGGCACATGGCTGCGGCAGAGAAGCCCGATGCGGTGGCCGCGGCGCTTCGGAGCTTTCTCGACGAGCTTGGATCGCAGCTATGA
- a CDS encoding TIGR00730 family Rossman fold protein, protein MKQSRPDRKSTLNVSARTGTHTEDERLLATRPTEVDFTHTDPWRVFRIMGEFVEGFDTLAKIGPAVAIFGSARIPFGHPQYEMAREAARLVAEAGYAVITGGGPGVMEAANRGAVEGGGLSIGCNIELPFEQGINRYVEIPINFHYFFVRKTMFVKYSEAFIILPGGFGTMDELFEALTLVQTGKIRDFPVILLGSSYWKGLLDWIRNVMLHEGKISPDDLELLVVTDSPQHAVDVILEARRGRVQEEEPASPEKHDAQ, encoded by the coding sequence ATGAAGCAGTCGCGTCCCGATCGAAAGAGCACCCTCAACGTATCCGCCAGGACGGGCACGCACACCGAAGACGAGCGGCTGCTCGCGACTCGTCCCACGGAAGTCGACTTCACGCACACCGATCCGTGGCGCGTCTTCCGTATCATGGGCGAGTTCGTGGAGGGTTTCGACACCCTGGCGAAGATCGGGCCGGCGGTCGCCATCTTCGGCTCGGCGCGCATACCCTTCGGCCACCCGCAGTACGAGATGGCGAGAGAGGCCGCCCGACTGGTCGCCGAGGCCGGGTACGCGGTGATTACCGGCGGCGGCCCCGGGGTCATGGAGGCGGCGAACCGCGGGGCCGTGGAAGGTGGAGGGCTCTCCATCGGCTGCAACATCGAGCTTCCGTTCGAGCAGGGGATCAACCGCTATGTGGAAATACCGATCAATTTCCACTACTTCTTCGTGCGGAAGACGATGTTCGTGAAGTACTCCGAAGCCTTCATCATCCTCCCCGGGGGCTTCGGAACCATGGACGAGCTGTTCGAGGCCCTCACCCTGGTCCAGACGGGGAAGATCCGTGACTTCCCTGTGATCCTTCTCGGCAGCTCGTACTGGAAAGGATTGCTCGACTGGATCCGCAACGTGATGCTGCACGAGGGCAAGATCTCACCCGACGACCTCGAGCTCCTCGTAGTCACGGACTCGCCTCAGCACGCGGTCGACGTGATCCTCGAGGCCAGAAGAGGACGGGTGCAGGAAGAGGAGCCTGCCAGCCCCGAAAAGCACGACGCCCAGTAG
- a CDS encoding deoxyhypusine synthase family protein — MSTPIRDFIRHHFRHFNAASLVEAAEGWKRHLEGGGSMMVTVAGAMSTAELGVSLAEMIRTGKVHAITTTGANLEEDIFNLVAHEHYERIPNWRGLTAEDEHALLQRHMNRVTDTCIPEHEAMRKIEAVVLEEWLAADRAGERYFPHEFMYRVVRSGKLDGEYQIDPKDSWVLAAAEKDLPIFVPGWEDSTLGNMYAAHVINGDVKNVHTVRTGIEYMMRLADWYMETAPRSSVGFFQIGGGIAGDFPICVVPMLEQDLQRESVPLWGYFCQISDSTTSYGSYSGAVPNEKITWGKLGVDTPKYMIESDASIVAPLIFAYVLGW, encoded by the coding sequence ATGTCCACGCCCATTCGCGACTTCATCCGCCACCACTTCCGACACTTCAATGCCGCTTCGCTGGTGGAGGCCGCAGAAGGATGGAAGCGTCACCTGGAGGGGGGCGGCAGCATGATGGTGACGGTGGCCGGCGCGATGAGCACCGCGGAGCTCGGGGTCTCCCTCGCGGAGATGATCCGGACGGGGAAGGTCCACGCGATCACCACCACAGGGGCCAACCTCGAGGAGGACATCTTCAACCTGGTGGCGCACGAGCACTATGAGCGCATCCCTAACTGGCGCGGCCTGACCGCCGAGGATGAGCACGCACTTCTGCAGCGCCACATGAACCGGGTGACGGACACATGCATACCGGAGCACGAGGCGATGCGGAAGATCGAGGCCGTCGTGCTGGAGGAGTGGCTGGCGGCGGATCGGGCCGGGGAGCGCTACTTCCCCCACGAGTTCATGTACCGTGTGGTGAGGAGCGGCAAGCTCGACGGCGAATACCAGATCGATCCGAAGGATTCGTGGGTGCTCGCCGCGGCGGAGAAGGATCTGCCGATCTTCGTGCCCGGCTGGGAGGACTCGACCCTGGGGAACATGTACGCCGCGCACGTCATCAACGGCGACGTGAAGAACGTGCACACCGTGCGCACGGGTATCGAGTACATGATGCGTTTGGCGGACTGGTATATGGAGACGGCGCCGCGCAGCTCGGTCGGCTTCTTCCAGATCGGTGGCGGCATCGCCGGCGACTTCCCCATCTGCGTGGTGCCGATGCTCGAGCAGGACCTCCAGCGCGAGTCGGTCCCGCTCTGGGGGTACTTCTGTCAAATCTCCGACTCGACTACCAGCTACGGCTCCTACTCCGGCGCCGTGCCCAACGAGAAGATCACCTGGGGCAAGCTCGGGGTCGACACCCCGAAATACATGATCGAATCCGACGCATCCATCGTCGCCCCGCTGATCTTCGCCTATGTGCTGGGGTGGTGA
- a CDS encoding amidohydrolase, with protein MTSDARTELDLLISTRRDLHRHPEVGYEERRTAGIVADRLRAAGWEVQEGVAVTGVVGTLRGGAGEGPTLMLRADMDALPIQEEAAHEYASLNPGRMHACGHDAHVAIGLAVAERLARRRDEWRGTVRYVFQPAEEGGFGALRMIEEGVLEGVDAALGLHVWMDLEAGTVGVVEGPMMAGSREFRIEVRGRGGHGAIPHETVDAVMVASQIVVAAQTIVSRNTSPLETAVLTVGAFRAGDSPNIIADVAVLEGTLRGYSTELLRRMQARLVELANGVAAAFGATVDVSFGKLPYPPTINDPRMVSLVVSAASRFLSPQQIRLDPEVRTMAAEDFAEYGLRVPACYFFLGIRDEAAGIVHPHHSPRFDVSESVLPLGVDILEAAAVSYLNASD; from the coding sequence ATGACGTCCGACGCTCGAACCGAGCTCGACCTGCTCATCTCGACTCGGCGCGACCTGCATCGCCATCCAGAGGTCGGCTACGAGGAGCGGCGCACTGCCGGTATCGTCGCGGACCGGCTCCGCGCGGCGGGGTGGGAGGTGCAGGAGGGCGTTGCGGTGACGGGCGTGGTAGGCACGCTGCGCGGCGGTGCGGGCGAGGGCCCGACCCTGATGCTGCGGGCGGACATGGACGCCCTGCCCATCCAGGAAGAGGCCGCGCACGAATACGCCTCCCTCAACCCCGGGCGTATGCACGCCTGCGGGCACGACGCCCACGTCGCGATCGGCCTGGCCGTCGCCGAGCGACTCGCCCGGCGCCGCGACGAGTGGAGGGGAACCGTCCGCTACGTGTTCCAGCCGGCGGAGGAGGGCGGGTTCGGCGCGCTCCGCATGATCGAGGAGGGGGTGCTGGAGGGGGTGGACGCCGCCCTCGGGCTCCACGTCTGGATGGACCTGGAAGCCGGCACCGTCGGCGTGGTCGAGGGCCCGATGATGGCCGGCTCGCGCGAATTCCGCATCGAGGTGCGCGGGCGCGGCGGTCACGGCGCCATTCCGCACGAAACGGTAGACGCGGTGATGGTCGCCAGCCAGATCGTCGTCGCCGCCCAGACTATCGTTTCGCGCAATACCTCCCCTCTCGAGACCGCGGTGCTCACCGTAGGCGCTTTCCGCGCTGGAGACAGCCCCAACATCATCGCCGACGTGGCGGTGTTGGAAGGAACGCTGCGCGGCTACAGTACCGAGCTGCTCCGCCGCATGCAGGCACGTCTGGTGGAGCTCGCAAACGGCGTCGCCGCGGCCTTCGGCGCCACCGTCGACGTCAGCTTCGGCAAGCTGCCCTACCCGCCCACCATCAACGATCCCCGGATGGTGTCGCTGGTCGTTTCCGCGGCCAGCCGCTTCCTCTCCCCCCAGCAGATCCGCCTCGATCCGGAAGTGCGGACCATGGCCGCCGAGGACTTTGCGGAGTACGGCCTGCGTGTGCCTGCCTGCTACTTCTTCCTCGGCATCCGCGATGAGGCGGCCGGCATCGTGCATCCCCATCACTCTCCCCGGTTCGACGTCAGCGAATCCGTCCTCCCCCTGGGAGTCGACATCCTCGAGGCGGCGGCGGTCTCCTATCTGAACGCCTCCGACTGA
- a CDS encoding potassium/proton antiporter, translating into MFVVDKLILLAGILVLVAIVSSKFSSRMGLPVLVLFLGLGMLAGEEGIGRIAFEDYPLAHGVGTLALAVILFDGGLRTPLSSFRRVLGPAMVLATAGVVVTAAITGLAAALILGIPLLHGLLLGSIVGSTDAAVVFSLLRGRSVNLDERLSATLEVESASNDPMAVFLTIGVAQIILGDLEPGLAILGFLAMQAGVGALAGIAVGRLSVFLINRINLDAAGLYPILTAGCGLLAYGLAASLGGSGFLSVYIAGIALGNAEIVFQRGILRFMDGMAWLGQIVMFIVLGLLSTPSHILRVTGGGLLVSAALIFLARPVAVFLLLAPFRYAFKELLLISWVGLKGSVPIVLASYPLMMGVPGSVLLFNVVFFVVLVSAMTQGGTLPRLSRWLGLARPLEPEPPMTLEVTSLRHVDGDIVEYRVTPDSRAANKLVRDLGLPEGVVVSMIARQQRILPPRGSTQVLPGDYVFLVMRPGVRPLVDRVFGPQGPPEEMEPRIEFPLAAETTVGELEDYYGVRIDSPPETTLGALVEQSIAPRPVSVGSSLALEGVVLHVREVAEGKVVQIGLEILMSEGGSADEPAGLDESPGEPAA; encoded by the coding sequence ATGTTCGTAGTCGACAAGCTGATCCTGCTCGCGGGCATCCTCGTGCTCGTGGCCATCGTGTCGAGCAAGTTCTCGTCACGTATGGGGTTGCCGGTGCTTGTCCTGTTCCTGGGATTGGGGATGCTGGCGGGGGAGGAGGGGATCGGCAGGATCGCCTTCGAGGATTATCCTCTCGCTCACGGCGTCGGCACCCTCGCGCTGGCCGTCATCCTCTTCGACGGCGGTCTGCGCACGCCGCTCTCCAGCTTTCGTCGGGTCCTGGGTCCCGCCATGGTGCTCGCCACCGCCGGGGTCGTGGTCACCGCCGCCATCACCGGCCTGGCCGCCGCTCTGATTCTGGGCATTCCGCTGCTGCACGGGCTTCTTCTCGGCAGCATCGTGGGATCCACCGACGCGGCGGTAGTCTTCTCGCTGCTCCGCGGCAGAAGCGTGAACCTGGACGAACGGCTCAGCGCCACGCTGGAGGTGGAGAGCGCCTCCAACGACCCGATGGCCGTCTTTCTGACCATCGGCGTCGCGCAGATCATCCTGGGAGACCTCGAACCCGGGCTGGCGATCCTCGGCTTCCTCGCGATGCAGGCAGGGGTCGGCGCGTTGGCGGGCATCGCGGTGGGACGCCTGTCGGTCTTCCTGATCAACCGCATCAACCTCGATGCGGCGGGGCTCTACCCCATCCTCACCGCGGGCTGCGGGCTCCTTGCTTACGGCCTGGCGGCATCGCTCGGAGGCAGCGGCTTCCTCTCCGTGTACATCGCGGGGATCGCGCTGGGAAACGCCGAGATCGTCTTCCAGCGCGGCATCCTGCGCTTCATGGACGGGATGGCGTGGCTCGGTCAGATCGTAATGTTCATCGTGCTCGGACTCCTCAGCACTCCGAGCCACATTCTCAGGGTCACCGGTGGCGGATTGCTGGTCTCCGCGGCCCTCATATTCCTCGCCCGCCCCGTGGCCGTCTTCCTCCTCCTCGCTCCCTTCCGTTACGCCTTCAAGGAGTTGCTGCTGATCTCCTGGGTCGGGCTGAAGGGATCGGTACCGATTGTGCTCGCGAGCTACCCGCTCATGATGGGGGTGCCCGGCTCCGTGCTCCTGTTCAACGTCGTTTTCTTCGTGGTGCTGGTCTCCGCCATGACACAGGGGGGAACGCTTCCACGTCTGTCACGATGGCTGGGGCTGGCGAGGCCGCTGGAGCCCGAGCCGCCCATGACGCTGGAGGTGACGTCTCTCCGGCACGTCGACGGCGACATCGTCGAATACCGCGTCACCCCCGATTCCCGCGCCGCGAACAAGCTGGTGCGTGACCTGGGCCTCCCCGAAGGAGTCGTGGTTTCGATGATCGCCAGACAGCAGCGGATCCTGCCCCCGCGCGGCAGCACACAGGTGCTGCCGGGGGATTACGTTTTCCTGGTGATGCGCCCCGGCGTGCGACCGCTGGTAGACAGGGTCTTCGGCCCGCAGGGCCCGCCGGAGGAGATGGAACCGCGCATCGAGTTCCCCCTTGCCGCAGAGACCACGGTCGGCGAGCTCGAGGACTACTACGGCGTCCGCATCGACAGCCCGCCCGAGACGACCCTCGGCGCGCTCGTGGAGCAGAGCATTGCGCCGCGACCGGTAAGCGTGGGCAGCTCACTTGCTCTGGAAGGGGTGGTGCTCCACGTGCGCGAGGTGGCGGAGGGAAAGGTCGTCCAGATCGGACTGGAGATCCTCATGTCGGAAGGAGGGTCTGCCGATGAGCCGGCAGGCCTGGACGAGAGCCCGGGTGAGCCGGCCGCATGA
- a CDS encoding SDR family oxidoreductase: protein MKRWSYEGRWGLITGASAGLGAEFARQLATRRMSLVLSARRVERLEQLASELRERHDVEVIVVPADLSREREAIRLWTAASAERSIDLLVNNAGFGAQGRFDEVPVERLADMVRLNCIAVLELAHAAVREMRNRGDGGIINVASLAAFQPVPRLATYAATKAFVLSLSQALWAENRDAGVRVVALCPGRTPTEFQGVAGTGDPRGSFGVLEPEAVVRSALAALERGKISVVPGLENRLASVAGRLVPRTLLTGVLGPIIERRSQRGRKEW from the coding sequence ATGAAGCGCTGGAGCTACGAAGGGCGGTGGGGCCTGATCACCGGTGCGTCAGCCGGTCTGGGGGCGGAGTTCGCCCGCCAGCTGGCGACCAGACGAATGTCGCTGGTGCTCTCAGCGAGGCGCGTCGAGCGGCTGGAGCAGTTGGCCTCCGAGCTGCGCGAGCGCCACGACGTCGAGGTGATCGTCGTGCCGGCCGATCTCTCCCGCGAACGCGAAGCGATACGCCTCTGGACTGCCGCCTCCGCTGAGCGGAGCATCGACCTGCTGGTCAACAACGCCGGTTTCGGCGCCCAGGGGCGATTCGACGAGGTGCCGGTCGAGCGCCTGGCGGACATGGTGCGGCTCAACTGCATCGCCGTCCTGGAACTGGCGCACGCAGCCGTGCGCGAGATGCGCAACCGTGGCGACGGAGGGATCATCAACGTCGCCTCGCTGGCCGCCTTTCAGCCGGTTCCCCGACTTGCCACCTACGCAGCCACGAAGGCATTCGTGCTCTCGCTCTCGCAGGCGCTCTGGGCGGAGAACCGCGATGCCGGCGTGCGGGTGGTGGCGCTCTGCCCCGGTCGCACGCCGACCGAGTTCCAGGGAGTGGCCGGCACCGGCGATCCGCGGGGGAGCTTTGGCGTGCTCGAACCCGAGGCCGTAGTACGGTCCGCGCTCGCGGCGCTCGAAAGAGGGAAGATCTCGGTGGTACCCGGGCTCGAGAACCGGCTCGCTTCCGTTGCCGGCAGGTTGGTTCCCCGCACTCTCCTTACCGGTGTGCTGGGGCCGATCATCGAGCGCCGGTCCCAGCGGGGTCGGAAGGAATGGTGA
- a CDS encoding LemA family protein translates to MFLLLLIVAVVLFFVIKQYNGLQRLAQAVREAHANVMAAMKKRIDLTNKLIDIARGYADHEKLTHISVASSGDEISVGAGAAAAGAINQVMKLANQYPDLKANATFQQLMEQLDRIETDLQTKRETYNAEVKRYNTTLGQLPVSLYARQLGFRSAPYFDVDNADALENLKDFHSEDAEHLKQILSQGSRKLAESGRKVAEGSRKVAEESLRIGKIAVEKGIEKGAELQQQVAERAAQRAAEAGPTPGEPLTHPASEPVRPPEPTSPPPAV, encoded by the coding sequence ATGTTCCTGCTGCTGCTCATCGTCGCGGTGGTGCTCTTCTTCGTAATCAAACAGTACAACGGGTTGCAGCGGCTGGCGCAGGCGGTCCGCGAAGCGCACGCCAACGTGATGGCCGCGATGAAGAAGCGGATCGATCTCACCAATAAGCTGATCGACATTGCTCGGGGATATGCCGATCACGAGAAGCTTACCCACATCTCCGTGGCGAGCAGCGGGGACGAGATCTCGGTGGGCGCGGGGGCGGCGGCCGCCGGGGCGATCAACCAGGTAATGAAGCTGGCGAATCAGTATCCCGATCTCAAGGCGAATGCGACGTTCCAGCAGCTCATGGAGCAGCTCGACCGGATCGAGACGGACCTGCAGACGAAGCGGGAAACGTACAATGCGGAGGTGAAACGCTACAACACCACGCTCGGCCAGCTGCCGGTGAGTCTCTATGCGCGTCAGCTCGGCTTCCGCAGTGCGCCGTACTTCGATGTGGACAACGCGGATGCGCTGGAGAACCTGAAGGACTTCCACAGCGAGGACGCCGAACACCTCAAGCAGATCCTGTCACAGGGAAGCCGCAAGCTTGCGGAGAGCGGTCGCAAAGTCGCGGAAGGCAGCCGCAAGGTAGCCGAAGAGTCGTTGAGGATCGGCAAGATCGCGGTGGAGAAGGGAATCGAAAAGGGAGCGGAGCTCCAACAGCAGGTGGCGGAGCGCGCGGCCCAGCGAGCCGCCGAAGCGGGTCCAACGCCGGGGGAGCCGCTCACCCATCCGGCGAGCGAGCCGGTGCGCCCGCCGGAGCCGACTTCACCGCCGCCCGCGGTCTGA